The Chryseobacterium sp. G0186 genome includes the window CGTTAAAAAAGAAGGAATACAAATTTTATTAGAAAATGTCAAAAGAGACAAATTCAGCAGAGGTTATTTTAAACCAAAACGTAGCACCAGAACAATTTGATTGGGATTCATTCGAATCAGGTCTTGATGCAGATGCGAGAAAAGAAAAAAGCGATTTAGAAGAAATCTATAACGGATCTCTTAACAGCCTAAACGATAACGACGTTTTAGTTGGTAGAGTTGTAAGATTAACTGACAAAGAAGCTATCGTAGACATCAACTTCAAATCTGAAGGTGTTATTTCTCTTAACGAATTCCGTTACAACCAAGGCCTAAAAGTAGGTGACGAGGTAGAAGTAATGGTGGACAAGAGAGAAGACAAAACTGGTCAATTACAATTATCTCACAGAAAAGCTAGAACGCTTAAAGCTTGGGATAAAGTAAACGAACTTCACGAAACTGGAGAAATCGTTAACGGTTTTGTTAAATCAAGAACTAAAGGAGGTATGATCGTTGACGTTCACGGAATCGAAGCATTCTTACCTGGTTCTCAAATTGACGTTAAGCCAATTAAAGATTACGATCAGTTCGTAGGAAAAACTATGGAGTTCAAAGTTGTGAAAATCAACCCTGAGTTCAAAAACGTAGTTGTATCTCACAAAGCATTGATCGAAGCAGATATCGAAGGTCAGAAAAAAGAAATCATCGCTCAACTTGAAAAAGGTCAGGTTCTTGAAGGTACTGTTAAGAATATTACTTCTTACGGTGTATTCATTGACTTAGGAGGTGTAGATGGATTGATCCACATTACAGACCTTTCTTGGTCTAGAGTGAACCACCCATCTGAAATCCTAGAGGACGGACAAACTGTAAAAGTTGTAATCCTTGATTTCGATGATGAGAAAACAAGAATCCAATTAGGTATGAAGCAATTAGAAGCTCATCCTTGGGATGCTCTTTCTGCTGACATGAAAGTAGGTGACAAAGTAAAAGGAAAAGTAGTAGTTCTTGCTGACTATGGTGCATTCGTAGAAATCGCTCCAGGGGTAGAAGGATTAATCCACGTTTCTGAAATGTCTTGGTCTACTCACTTAAGATCTGCTGGAGATTTTGTAAAAGTAGGTGATGAAGTTGAAGCTGAAGTATTAACTTTAGATAGAGAAGACAGAAAAATTTCTCTTGGTATCAAGCAATTGTCTAAAGATCCATGGGAAAACATCGAAACTAAGTATCCATTAGGATCTAAGCATGTAGGAACTGTAAGAAACTTCACTAACTTCGGTGTATTCGTTGAGTTAGAAGAAGGAATCGACGGATTAATCTACATCTCTGATCTTTCTTGGACTAAGAAAATTAAGCACCCATCTGAGTTCTGTGCAGTAGGTGATAAATTAGATGTTGTAGTTCTTGAATTAGATATCCAAGCTAGAAGATTATCTCTAGGTCACAAGCAATTGACTGAGAACCCATGGGATAAATTCGAAACTAAATATGCTGAAGGAACTATCCACGCTGGTAAAGCTGTAGAAGTTCACGATAAAGGAGCTTCTGTACAATTCGAAGATGCTGAGGTTGAAGCTTTCTGTCCTTCAAGATTATTAGAGAAAGAAGATGGATCTAAAATCAAAAAAGGTGAAGATGCTCAATTCAAAGTAATTGAATTCAACAAAGAATTCAAGAGAGTTGTAGTTTCTCACACAGGTATCTTCAGAGACGAAGAAAAGAAAAACGTTAAAGAATCTTCTTCTAGAAACGTATCTTCTTCTTCCAACAACGAAGAAAGATCTACTCTTGGAGACATCGATGCATTAGCAGAGTTGAAAAGAAAAATGGAAGAAGGTAAATAATCCTTAGACCGTTTATAAATATTGAGCCGCTCATTTTGAGCGGCTTTTTTTTTGTTTCTGGACAAAAAACAAGGACTTTTTCTGTGATTGATGATGGAATTTGAAACGTAAAATTAGAGAAGATTGATGAAAAAGACTCTGGATTATTAATTATATAGCCTTTTGTGTTAAATTTTTATCATTTATAAATATAAAGATGTAAAATATTAAATAAAATCAGTATTGCTGTTAAATATAGTGATAGAGGGATAATGACGAGGATGTGTTCTTAAAATTGTGAAATATTTAATTGTGTTTTTGGATGTTTGTGTTTATTTTATTTGTTTATTTTTAAGTTTAGTATAATATAATTCATTTTTATTTATGAATTATTTGTAGATTAGCGACTTTAATAATGGATATGAAAAATAAAACTCTACCTATTTTGTTTGCCGTATTTTCTGCTTTTCCAACATTATTGTTTGGACAAGATAACGAAAGGCTTGTTAAAGATTATATTTCTCAAAATAAAATAAGAGAATATAAAAAGTCTGACCTTAACAATATTATTATAGATAATGTTGATCCGTCAAAATCACTGAATGGAAATGTTGTGAAATTTTTACAGACTTATAATGGGTTGCCAGTATATAGCTCTGTAGGAACTGCCCTTATTCAGGACAATAAGATTGTTTATTATACAGACAATTTTGTAAAAGATTATTCAAAATCAACATCAAATATTGCAGGGATCAATAAAGCAGCTGCTCTTCAAAAGATTGCTGAAGATCTGAAGAAGCCTGAAATTGCTCATTTTGCTATCTTAGAGCATCTTGAAAAAAAAGGAAATAGTTCGACATCAGCCAACCAAAGAATGGTTTATACAACTGATACGAATGGCGATCTACGTTTAGCATACGAATATACATTAATGGAGCCAAAATCTCCAAACCAGTGGTCTATCTTGGTAGATGCCAACAATGGAAAAATTCTGGATAAGAATAATTTAACATTATCATGTAACTTCCACCCTGGTGCGTATGCTTCAGATCCTGAACACGATCATTCTGATCATTTTGCAAATGCATTAGTTGGACCGCAAAACAATATTGCAAGCAGTAACTTTGCATTGTTCGCGCCTGATAATGCAACTTATAATGTGCTTCCCTTACCTATAGAAGCTCCAACATTTGGATCGAGATCAATCATTACCAATCCTTGGATTCTTAATGCATCTCCTGAGGGATGGCATTCTGATGGAGTAAACACATACACGGTTACCAGAGGAAATAATGTTTTTGCCTACGAAGATGTTGCAGGAACAGCACTTACTATACCTCCAGGATATTTACCGGGAACTCCAGCTGAGGGTGGAGCAACTAGAAATTTTGACTTCCCTTTTAATATTAATGAAACCCCTGCAAATAACAGGAATGCAGCCATTACCAATCTATTCTATCTGAATAACAGAATCCATGATGTTTTTTATCAGTTTGGATTTACTGAGACTGCTAGAAATTTCCAACAGAATAATTTCGGAAAAACTCCAGTGGGAACAGGTGATGATGATTCAGTATATGCAGAAGCACAAGACGGCGGAGGTATAAACAATGCCAACTTTGGGACTCCTCCGGATGGAGGTAATCCAAGGATGCAGATGTACCTTTGGTCACCTGTAGGAAGAGCATTTTATTATAATGCACCAGCTGCGGCTGTACCTCGTGCGCCTGGGGCAGGAACAGCACAATTTGGAGCACCTTTACCTATGGCCGGAATTTCAGGTGATGTAATGTTATCTTCTGTCTTGGATGGATGTACTGCTTTACCGGCAGGATCTCTTACAGAGAAGATAGGTTTGGTTGAAAGAGGAAATTGTGCTTTTGCCATTAAAACAAAGAATCTTCAGAATGCCGGCGCAAAGGCGGCTATTATTTATAACAATGCAGTTAATGGGGCCAACTTGAGTAATATGTCAGGAGATGATCCTACTATTACTATTTCCTCAGTGTTGATCACTAATGCTGAAGGAGAATATATCAAAACTCAGCTTGCAGCCAATACAACGGTAAATGTTACCTTAAAAGGTAATAAAACTCCGGACGGAAGTTTTGATAACGGAATTGTAATCCACGAATATGGCCATGGAATTTCTAATAGAATGACAGGGACAGGATACGGATGTCTAAGCTCAAGTGCTAATAAAGAGCAAATGGGAGAGGGATGGTCTGATTTCTTTGCCTTAATGCTAACAAATAAAGCTGGAGACAATGCTTCTGTAGCTAGAGGTATGGGTACTTATGCAGGCGGAGAAGACATTACCGGTAATGGTATCCGACCAGCGAAATACTCTCCGAATTTTGCCACCAATGGTTTCACTTATGGTGATACTAATGGAATGGAATATTTAAATACCAGCAATGTTTTAGTTCCGGATGTACACTCTATTGGTTTCGTTTGGGCTACCATGTTATGGGATCTTCACTGGAAGTATGTTGAGAAATATGGCTACTCTTCAGATGTATTGGCTAATACCACAAATGGAAGTACAAGGGTATTGCAGTTGGTTGTAGATGGATTGAAGCTTCAGGGTTGTAATCCAGGCTTTATTGAAGGAAGAAATGCGATATTGGCAGCGGATCTGGCGTCCAATAACGGACAGGATAAATGTATGATCTGGGGCGTTTTTGCAAAAAGAGGACTAGGAGTAAGTGCTTCTGCAGGTTTAGCAACTAATATTAATGACCAGGAAGAAAGCTTTAATGTGCCAGCAGAATGTTTGTTAGCTACGACAGAAGTTAATTCTATCAAAGACAATAAAATTTCCATCTATCCAAACCCTGCGAAAGATGAGTTTTATATTACATTCCCAAGCAAAACTCTTGGTAAAGTAAGTGTAGAACTTTATGATATGTCAGGTAAATTGGTTTCTTCTGAAGATAAAGTTTCTCCTGAAGTTAAAAAATCAATTTCTACAAGCCGTCTGGTAAACGGTACCTATATGGTAAAAGTAAAAGGACTTGGCTTTGAAGCTAATTCTAAAGTGATTGTGAAGAAATAACTAACTTATATAATCAATTTAAAAAATCGCCACAAGCAAAGCTTGTGGCGATTTTATTTATCTATGATGGTGACACCTTAAGGCGCTTTAATTTATATGTTGTAACTTTGCAGGCTGTTAAAAAAATTATGAAGAAGAAAAATATACTAAAAGGTGTTTTATTTGTAGGGATTGGAGCTAGTATATACGGTATGTTGGCCACGTTTGTGAAAATGGCTTATCATGATGGTTTTACAACTTCTGAAGTTACCACATCCCAATTTGTACTAGGTCTGGTAGGGCTTTTAATCCTGAATCTTATACAGACCCTAACCTCCAAAAAGAAATTGTCATTACCCAATTCCAAGGAAGTAAGAATGCTTATGCTTGCAGGAACTTCATTGGGAGGAACAAGTTTGTTTTATTATATCGCAGTGCAGTACATTAATGTTTCCATTGCCATTGTGCTATTGATGCAGTCGGTATGGTTTAGTGTGGTGGTAGAAAGTATTCTGGCCAGAAAACTACCCAATGCAAGGAAAGTGATTTCAGTGGTTATTGTATTACTGGGAACAGTCTTGGCGACTAATCTTATCAATATGGATATAGAACTGGATTGGCATGGAGTCTTCTGGGGTCTAATGGCTGCAGCGTCATATACATTAACAATGTTTACCTCAAATACATTGGCTACCCATCTTCCTGTTTTCAGGAAAAGTATTATTATGTTGACAGGGGGTTCCATTGTGGTGTTTGCATTTTTGTTCTTTGCGCAGATAGGTCCTATGTATTTTGATGGTTTAAAATCATTGTATCTTAATTTTACAGACAATACAGAGCATATTCACTCATTCAATTACTCAATATTCCTGACATATGGGTTTATTTTAGCATTGTTTGGAACGATCATTCCACCTATTTTATTCAATATTGGATTCCCGAATGCAGGATTAGGGCTGGGAAGTATTGTTTCATCCCTTGAACTTCCGGTTTCTGTAACGATGGCCTTTGTTTTATTAGGTGAAAAAGTACTTTTCATACAATGGCTGGGAATTATCCTGATCCTTTTTGCTATTGTTTTAATGAACTTACCTTCCAAAAAAGAAAAGGAAGTTTCCATGGCAGAACTATCTTAAAAATAACATTTAACTAAAAATAACAGTTGAAAACCGTTCCTTTTGGAGCGGTTTTTTTAATTTTAGAAACTTAAAGAAAAAAAATCCATGAAATATTTCAGAAATGTGGTGGCAGGTATATTATTAGCAACTGCTTCAGGCTTTATGTATTCACAGGTAAAACCTTTGGATGCTATGCTTTCAGATTATCAATATCCGTATGAGGTTCATTTTTTAGATCTGAAATCTCAGGATAATCATTTGAAGATGGCTTATATGGACGTAAAACCACAAAAATCCAATGGAAAAACCATCATACTTCTTCATGGAAAAAACTTTAATGGTGCCTATTGGGAAAAAACAGCTAAGGATTTATCGGCAAAAGGATTTAGGGTGATTATTCCGGATCAGATCGGATTTGGAAAATCATCAAAACCTCACAGTTATCAGTTTTCCTTTTCACAGTTGGCAGAAAATACAAAGGCAATTCTTGATGAGTTGAAAATTGATAAAACAATCGTTCTGGGGCATTCAATGGGAGGGATGGTAGCAACAAGGTTTACATTGCTTTATCCCGAAAAAGTTCAGAAATTGATTTTGGAAAATCCTATCGGGCTGGAGGATTATAAAACCTTTGCCGCTTACCAAACCATCGACCAGGCGTATCAGTCGGAACTTAAAAATACGGCAGAAACGTATAAAAACTATCAGTTGAAATTTTACTATGATAACCAATGGAAAGAAGAATATCAACCCTGGCTTGATCTGATTGCCGGATGGACTCTTCATAAGGATTATCCACAGGTTGCCTGGGATGCGGCATTAACTTCAGATATGATCTATAATCAGCCTGTTTGCTATGAATTTAAAAATATAAAAACACCCACCTTACTGATCATTGGAACCAGAGACAGAACAGCCATTGGAAAAGACAGGGCACCCAAAGAACTTCAGCCTAAAATGGGGCAATATCAGGAATTGGGAAAGAAAACCCAACGTGAAATTGCAGGCTCAAAACTGGTGGAAATTGAAAATGTAGGACATCTTCCTCATATAGAAGTTTATTCTAAATTTTTTGAGGTTTTATATGATTTTATTAAATAAACCAGCTTAAAATTCAGATATGAAATTCAACAAGGAAAAGAAAAGTGATAGCTTTTGGGTGGTCTTTTTCTCGCTTATATTTATGTTTCTGTTCCTGGGAATGGGTGGCGGCGGAGTTTACTACAGCTATAACAAATTTTCAAGACATGTAGATTTGGTCTCTAATGGAATTAAGACAGGGGGAAATATTACAAGCTATGAAGAGAGTTGGTCAAAAGATGATGATGGTGGATATACCAAAATGTATTCTCCGATCATCATGTATTATGATACTTCCAATCAACCTCATGAATTGTACGCTGATTACAGTTCAAGCAATAGAGCATGGTTCAATGAAGTAACTGTTTATTTTGATAAAGATAATCCATCAAAAGCCATTCGGGGAGGATTTTGGCATTTGTGGTTTTGGCCGTTTATGATTCTCTGCTTTTCAATGATCCCTTTAGGAATAGGATTATTTGTCCTGAAATATTATATCGACCTGTTGCTTAAAAGAAAAGACCGTTTGTAATTAAACAGTCTTTTCTTTTTGTTTGAAAATAAATAAGGCCAGTAATCCAATTCCGGAGAAGATGATGCATGAGATTCCTAAGTTTTGAATCAATCCAATGCTTACCAATCCAAGACCTATCAATACATAGTATATAAGCCCCAGTAAAGCTCCTGCACTTCCTGTTTCGTTCTTATACTTTATAAGAACAGTACTTAGAATGTTGGGAATCGCCATGCTGAATGCCATAACAATAAAAAAGTAAGGTATTAAAAAGTAGATTCCATGATCCGTCAATATCCATACAAGAACAGAGGCTATAAATGTTCCTAACGTGCTTCCGGTAACCAGGATTTTAGAGGATATATTTCGGAATAACAGAAACCTGTTAAGTTGGGCGCCGGCAAAAGTACCGGCTGCCAATACAATACTGCTGTAGCCAAAAGCATAGGATGAATACTGCTGTACCTTGAAAATAAACGGAGCCAGAGAATAATAGGAAAATAAAAGAACATTAAAACTCATAATGAGTAAGCAACATCGGATAATTTCAGAGTCTCCAATCATCCTTGTTAATAGGTCAATTAACGTTCGGATGCTGACTTCTTTTTTTGAATGTTTCGTTTCAGAGATTCTATTTCGGGAAAGAAAATAAAATAGTACAGCCAATAGATAAAGCATGATAAAAACACCTTGGTGTCCCGTTGAGGAAGCAAGTACAGAACCTGTGATCATTCCGATGATGGGACTGATGGATAAACCAATCCCAATCCAGGAAAAAACCTTGCTGATGCTATCCTTATCATAAGTGTCACGCAGAATAGTTTGAGTGACAATCGAACCTACTGCAATACCAAAGGCTGAAATAACTCTGGCTATAAGCAACAGCATAAAATTAGGAGCGAAAATAGCAGCACAAGTTCCGATTCCATAAGTGATTAATCCGTATTTCAATGATTTTTTTCTTCCGATTCTGTCACATTGTATTCCCCAATATGCCACTCCCAGAGCAAAGGCGATAAAATATAAACTAATGGTTAAGGTAGTAGATTCTTCATTCACTCCAAACTTTTCCTGAACCATCGGCAAAACAGGGCTGTAGATGGTTTCTACAAACTGAGGAAGCATGACAAGCAATGTCAATAGCCAAAGAGGATTTGTCTTTTTCATTTTTTTTTGCAAAGTTTTGACAAAATCACACTATATTTATAATGATATAAAAACAAAAAACATCAAAAATAGGACATGGCTGTATTGAAGCAGAATGAAGAATTTAATGCAGATTCTCTTGAAGAAAAAATAATCGGAATTGCTTCTGATATGGTACTGCATGATTCCGGTTTTCATTTTCATACAACAAAAGCTCAGCTGTTATATGCCCCATCCGGATGTATGACGGTAACGACTTGTGACAGGCAGTTTGTACTGCCTCCATTCAGAATGCTCTGGATTCCAGCAAATGAAGTTCACAGGGTAAATTTCCGGAATATGGTAGCTTACAGATCTGTTTATTTTGACCAGAATTATGCAGAGAAATATATTCATTCCAGTCTTAAAGTTTTACATGTAAATCCCTTATTAAAGGAAATTATTGAAAGAATTTGTTTCTGGGATTGGAATACACCGGACATTCATCAGGAGAATATTTTAAAGGTATTTTGGAATGAGCTGAACAATGCCCCTGAGGAAAAATTAGAGCTCAAAATGCCTCAGGACAGGCGTTTTAAAAATAAGATTGAAGAATGGACAAAACGTCTATCCATGCCTCCAATGCTGAAAAATATTGCAGAAGATACCGGAGCTGTTGAAAAAACGATTACCCGTATTTTTAAAAAGGAAACAGGATTATCTTATCAGGAATGGAGGCAGCAATGGCGTCTTCAACGGTCAATTGAGCTTTTGGTGGAGGGAAATACAATAGGAGAGGTGTCTTATATCCTTGAGTTTTCATCGGACAGTGCATTTATTGAATTCTTTAAAAAACATACGGGATCCACCCCTTTGCAGTATCTGATGAAGAATGTATAAGGTTACAGAAGTATAACAAATTTATGTTGCATTCATAAAAAGCATTTCTTGCCCTATGCAAAGCCTCTTGATCAATAATTTGTATAAAATTGTATGATCAAACCAATATAAATTTTATGGATAATTATACAGTTACAATTGATATCAAGACCACTGCAGATAAAGTTTACAATGCCTTGACCCGAGAAATCCCACTTTGGTGGACCGAAATGTTTGATGGCTCGTCACTACACCCCAATGAAATATTTACGATAAAATTTGGAGACGATATTTATAAAACAATGCAGGTGAAAGAATTAATCCCCAATTCAAAAACTAGCTGGTATGTGGAAGATTCACTTATAGCCTTTCCTACATTAAAAAATCAAAAAGAATGGACTGGAACAACCATAGTTTGGGATATAGAGCAAAAAGAACAAGGTGTTCTATTGCATCTTACGCATTTCGGCTTACATCCGGCCATTGAATGCTATGAGGTATGTTCCGGTGGCTGGATACAGTTTACCCAAAGTCTGAAACTATTCCTAGAAACAGGGAAAGGGAATCCATACACTCAGTAATTTTTATATAATGGCAATTCATTATTGATAAAAAAAGAGACTGTCTACATAGGGTAAACAGCCTCTTTTTGCTTTATTGTTGTCTGAATTATTTCTTCTTGTAAGCAGCGTCTTTAATTCTAGCTTTTTTACCTCTAAGATCTCTGAAGTAATAAATTCTAGCTCTTCTAACTCTACCTCTTCTGTCAACTTCAATTTTTTGAAGTGCAGGAAGATTGATAGGGAATACTCTTTCTACACCTACATCACCACTCATTTTTCTGATGGTAAAAGTTTTTGTAGAACCAGTACCTCTTAATTGGATAACTGTTCCTTTGAAGAACTGAGTTCTTGTCTTTTGTCCTTCTTTAATTTCGTAATACACAGTAATTGTATCACCTGCTTTGAATTCAGGGAATTCTTTTTTCGCAATGTACTTGTCTTGAACGTACTTTAATAAATCCATTATTATAAAATAAAATGTTAAAGCTAAGCAACTTACACGTTTATCGTCAGAGGTTGAATAACAGGTTGCAAATGTACAAAATAGTTTTTGAATACACCAAATAATTAATGTAGTAAAAACTATAATTTTTAGTTTTCATTTTGTTAAAAATTTAACATTTTCTTTAAAATACCATCAGGCTGAGTTTATATGGGAACTCTACTTTTGCCCGAAATAAAAAATCTGAAAATACAGATTTTAAATTCCTGATTTGCACATTAAAACTCAATATGTCATTTTAAAACTCAACTATTATGAAACACTATTTCTTCTTTTTTTGTTTCGTGGCACAGATGGCATTCGGGCAGGTTTTGTTTCCATATCTACAAAATCCTACTCCGAATTCCATGATTGTCAATTGGAAGACTGCTTCTGATAACGAAACAACGGTGATCTACGGAAACTCACCAACTAATCTGAATGTGACGGTAACGGGTACTACCAACATATTTTCAGATACGGGATACAATAATAATTACTATTATCACACTGCAAAAATTACAAACTTGCAGCCCAATACAAAGTATTATTACAAAATAAAAACAGGAGCTAATGAGTCTGCTGTATACAATTTCAGAACGCTTCCCTTACCGGGGCAGGCTGTAACCAATGATGGGAAAATCCGTTTTCTTATTATGGGAGACAACCAAATTAAGGCAGAGCCAAGGTATGACAGTCTTACCTTAAATGCGTTTAAAAAATTAAAACAAAAATTTGGCGCAAATTCAGATCCATCTGATAATATTGCCCTTACATTTATGGTAGGAGACCAGGTAGATGTAGGAACGCTTGATCATTATGAAAATGTTCACTTCAAAAAGAATGTGAAACTGTCTCCTTATTTACCTATTCAGACAACGGTAGGAAATCATGAAACCTATGGAACGTTAGGGATGAATTCCTATTATGCCCATTTTTATATTGATGAAATTAAATATAAGAATATCAGCTCAGGAAATGAAAACTATTATGCTCAGCAGGCCGGTAATGTATTATTTATAAGCTTAAGTTCAGAGCATACCGGATCAGCACAACAGACATGGTTGCAACAGGTTTTAACAGCAGCCAATAGTGATTCTACGGTAGACTGGATTATTTCTTTAAGCCACAGACCTTATCAGGCAGAGCAGTATGTGGGAGATATTTCCACCTGGGTAAGAAACAATGCTGTACCCCTTTTGGTAACTTCTGATAAATATCTGATGCACGTAGGTGCTCACCATCACCTGTACCACAGAGGACAGTTAAAAAACACTCCAAATTATCAGATTATTTCAGGAGGAACGGCCTGGGATCAGTATTGGGGAATGTCTAATGAGCAGGATTTTGATGATGTTCAGAAAACATTAACAGACTGGACATATCAAATTGTTGAAGTTGATATCCCAACCGGAAAAGTAGACATCGAATGTTATTCTATTGGAGGAATTTATACCAAGAAAAATAATGAACTGGTAGACTCATTCCACCGATATAAAAATCAGCCTAAACCGGCAAAACCATCCATTACCAACGCTTTCTCTGGTCCAATTACATTGCCTTTGACGCTAAATGGAAGCGCATTCTCATCTTCAAACGGAGAGCTGTTAAATACTACTCAATTCTTAATAAGTAAAGCCCCTGATTTTTCTGTAGTTGAAAAAGAAGTGTACCGTGATTTTGAAAACTGGTTCGGAAAAGATGGAAACGGAAACCCTGATAAGGCTAAAAACTTAAATGAGGGAGTAGACATTACGAAGGTTATTCTGGCTGCTAATTCTATTCCGAATGGTATTTATTACGTGAAAACCCGTTACAGAGACAGAAACCTGGAGTGGAGTGACTGGAGTGATGTGAAGCAGTTTGAGATTACAGGAAGTGTTGTTTCAAACCCAACATTTACTTTAGATAAAACAGAATATACTCAAAATGAACCTATAGTAGGGACTTTCACCGGAGGACCTGGAAATCAGCAAGACTGGGTTGGTCTTTATAAAAAAGGACAGACGCCAACCACTACGACGTCTCAAGGTTTTATTTATACTAACGGACAAACAGCAGGGACGGTAACCTTTAATAATGGATTGGCTAATAAAGGTCAATACTTTGCAGGGTTCTTTGCTAACGGAGGATATACAGAAATTACACCAAGAAAAAATTTCTATGTAGGACCAAAAGTTCAGTTACAGGCTACAGCTGATACGTATCCTGTAGGAGGAACTGTTGTGATTAATTATACCAACGGGCCAAATTTACAGAAAGATTGGGTTGGAATTTATAAAATGGGTCAGACTCCCGGACCTACACCTGCTACAAAATGGAGCTATGTAACCACACCATCCGGAACGCTTAATTTTACAGGCCTGCCAAAAGGGTATTATTATGCTCAATACTTATTGGAGGATGGATATAATGGAATAGGAGAGAAAGTATTCTTTAAAGTAGGGGATATTGTTACCGAATTATGGATCAACAAACCTGTTTATTCATTGGGTGAAAATATTACGGCTTCATGGACGGATTCTCCGGGGATTATCAAGGACTGGCTAGGAATTTATCCGCAGAATATTCAGACACCGGATGATAACTTCGTTTCCTATACG containing:
- a CDS encoding EamA family transporter, whose protein sequence is MKKKNILKGVLFVGIGASIYGMLATFVKMAYHDGFTTSEVTTSQFVLGLVGLLILNLIQTLTSKKKLSLPNSKEVRMLMLAGTSLGGTSLFYYIAVQYINVSIAIVLLMQSVWFSVVVESILARKLPNARKVISVVIVLLGTVLATNLINMDIELDWHGVFWGLMAAASYTLTMFTSNTLATHLPVFRKSIIMLTGGSIVVFAFLFFAQIGPMYFDGLKSLYLNFTDNTEHIHSFNYSIFLTYGFILALFGTIIPPILFNIGFPNAGLGLGSIVSSLELPVSVTMAFVLLGEKVLFIQWLGIILILFAIVLMNLPSKKEKEVSMAELS
- a CDS encoding DUF3592 domain-containing protein yields the protein MKFNKEKKSDSFWVVFFSLIFMFLFLGMGGGGVYYSYNKFSRHVDLVSNGIKTGGNITSYEESWSKDDDGGYTKMYSPIIMYYDTSNQPHELYADYSSSNRAWFNEVTVYFDKDNPSKAIRGGFWHLWFWPFMILCFSMIPLGIGLFVLKYYIDLLLKRKDRL
- a CDS encoding T9SS-dependent M36 family metallopeptidase produces the protein MKNKTLPILFAVFSAFPTLLFGQDNERLVKDYISQNKIREYKKSDLNNIIIDNVDPSKSLNGNVVKFLQTYNGLPVYSSVGTALIQDNKIVYYTDNFVKDYSKSTSNIAGINKAAALQKIAEDLKKPEIAHFAILEHLEKKGNSSTSANQRMVYTTDTNGDLRLAYEYTLMEPKSPNQWSILVDANNGKILDKNNLTLSCNFHPGAYASDPEHDHSDHFANALVGPQNNIASSNFALFAPDNATYNVLPLPIEAPTFGSRSIITNPWILNASPEGWHSDGVNTYTVTRGNNVFAYEDVAGTALTIPPGYLPGTPAEGGATRNFDFPFNINETPANNRNAAITNLFYLNNRIHDVFYQFGFTETARNFQQNNFGKTPVGTGDDDSVYAEAQDGGGINNANFGTPPDGGNPRMQMYLWSPVGRAFYYNAPAAAVPRAPGAGTAQFGAPLPMAGISGDVMLSSVLDGCTALPAGSLTEKIGLVERGNCAFAIKTKNLQNAGAKAAIIYNNAVNGANLSNMSGDDPTITISSVLITNAEGEYIKTQLAANTTVNVTLKGNKTPDGSFDNGIVIHEYGHGISNRMTGTGYGCLSSSANKEQMGEGWSDFFALMLTNKAGDNASVARGMGTYAGGEDITGNGIRPAKYSPNFATNGFTYGDTNGMEYLNTSNVLVPDVHSIGFVWATMLWDLHWKYVEKYGYSSDVLANTTNGSTRVLQLVVDGLKLQGCNPGFIEGRNAILAADLASNNGQDKCMIWGVFAKRGLGVSASAGLATNINDQEESFNVPAECLLATTEVNSIKDNKISIYPNPAKDEFYITFPSKTLGKVSVELYDMSGKLVSSEDKVSPEVKKSISTSRLVNGTYMVKVKGLGFEANSKVIVKK
- the rpsA gene encoding 30S ribosomal protein S1, whose protein sequence is MSKETNSAEVILNQNVAPEQFDWDSFESGLDADARKEKSDLEEIYNGSLNSLNDNDVLVGRVVRLTDKEAIVDINFKSEGVISLNEFRYNQGLKVGDEVEVMVDKREDKTGQLQLSHRKARTLKAWDKVNELHETGEIVNGFVKSRTKGGMIVDVHGIEAFLPGSQIDVKPIKDYDQFVGKTMEFKVVKINPEFKNVVVSHKALIEADIEGQKKEIIAQLEKGQVLEGTVKNITSYGVFIDLGGVDGLIHITDLSWSRVNHPSEILEDGQTVKVVILDFDDEKTRIQLGMKQLEAHPWDALSADMKVGDKVKGKVVVLADYGAFVEIAPGVEGLIHVSEMSWSTHLRSAGDFVKVGDEVEAEVLTLDREDRKISLGIKQLSKDPWENIETKYPLGSKHVGTVRNFTNFGVFVELEEGIDGLIYISDLSWTKKIKHPSEFCAVGDKLDVVVLELDIQARRLSLGHKQLTENPWDKFETKYAEGTIHAGKAVEVHDKGASVQFEDAEVEAFCPSRLLEKEDGSKIKKGEDAQFKVIEFNKEFKRVVVSHTGIFRDEEKKNVKESSSRNVSSSSNNEERSTLGDIDALAELKRKMEEGK
- a CDS encoding alpha/beta fold hydrolase produces the protein MKYFRNVVAGILLATASGFMYSQVKPLDAMLSDYQYPYEVHFLDLKSQDNHLKMAYMDVKPQKSNGKTIILLHGKNFNGAYWEKTAKDLSAKGFRVIIPDQIGFGKSSKPHSYQFSFSQLAENTKAILDELKIDKTIVLGHSMGGMVATRFTLLYPEKVQKLILENPIGLEDYKTFAAYQTIDQAYQSELKNTAETYKNYQLKFYYDNQWKEEYQPWLDLIAGWTLHKDYPQVAWDAALTSDMIYNQPVCYEFKNIKTPTLLIIGTRDRTAIGKDRAPKELQPKMGQYQELGKKTQREIAGSKLVEIENVGHLPHIEVYSKFFEVLYDFIK